A single Solea senegalensis isolate Sse05_10M unplaced genomic scaffold, IFAPA_SoseM_1 scf7180000016065, whole genome shotgun sequence DNA region contains:
- the LOC122762758 gene encoding START domain-containing protein 10-like isoform X2 encodes MPVQIPDDSDFSSFKDQCLSSDAWTSRYNKGGVTVWCHEQESRSVQKLKMRIVCKDVKAETLYDVLHDTSYRRKWDTNMIETYDIGRLTVNADVGYYSWKCPSPLKNRDFVTMRSWLPLGSDYLIINYSVKHPQHPPKKDYVRAVSLLTGYLIQSNGANCSTLYYLTQVDPRGSLPKWVVNRVSQFVAPKAMRKIYKASLKYPEWKRRHDPGLKPWMFPEQNCLPCISASELTLQRAASLENIDESNVSEERTHQSDDEDT; translated from the exons atgccggttcaaatcccggacgactCTGACTTTTCCTCGTTCAAagatcagtgtttgtcctcGGACGCTTGGACGAGTCGCTACAACAAGGGAGGAGTGACCGTGTGGTGTCATGAGCAGGAGAGCAGGAGCGTCCAGAAACTCAAG ATGAGGATCGTGTGTAAGGACGTGAAGGCAGAGACACTGTACGATGTCCTCCATGACACCAGCTACCGCAGGAAGTGGGACACAAACATGATCGAGACGTACGACATCGGTCGACTGACGGTGAACGCGGACGTAGGATATTATTCCT ggAAATGTCCGTCTCCTCTGAAGAACAGAGACTTTGTGACCATGAGGTCGTGGCTTCCTCTCGGCAGTGATTACCTCATCATTAACTACTCCGTCAAACACCCG caACATCCACCTAAGAAGGACTATGTCCGAGCTGTGTCTCTGTTGACTGGATATCTGATCCAGTCCAACGGAGCCAACTGTTCCACCCTCTACTACCTGACCCAGGTGGACCCTAgag gtTCTTTACCAAAGTGGGTCGTCAACCGAGTCTCTCAGTTTGTGGCTCCAAAG gcgATGAGGAAGATCTACAAAGCGTCCCTGAAGTATCCAGAGTGGAAGCGCAGACATGACCCGGGGCTGAAGCCGTGGATGTTTCCGGAACAGAACTGTCTGCCGTGCATCAGCGCGTCGGAGCTGACGCTGCAGCGAGCAGCCTCACTGGAGAACATCGACGAGAGCAACGTCAGCGAGGAGAGGACGCATCAGAGCGACGACGAAGACACTTAA
- the LOC122762758 gene encoding START domain-containing protein 10-like isoform X1, giving the protein MSHSDQGSAAAADGGGHTDLRLRYSSSSLGHVCQSWKMPVQIPDDSDFSSFKDQCLSSDAWTSRYNKGGVTVWCHEQESRSVQKLKMRIVCKDVKAETLYDVLHDTSYRRKWDTNMIETYDIGRLTVNADVGYYSWKCPSPLKNRDFVTMRSWLPLGSDYLIINYSVKHPQHPPKKDYVRAVSLLTGYLIQSNGANCSTLYYLTQVDPRGSLPKWVVNRVSQFVAPKAMRKIYKASLKYPEWKRRHDPGLKPWMFPEQNCLPCISASELTLQRAASLENIDESNVSEERTHQSDDEDT; this is encoded by the exons ATGAGTCACTCTGATCAG gggtcagccgctgctgctgatggtgggGGTCACACTGATCTGAGGCTCCGTTACTCGTCTTCGTCTCTGGGACACGTCTGTCAGTCCTGGAAgatgccggttcaaatcccggacgactCTGACTTTTCCTCGTTCAAagatcagtgtttgtcctcGGACGCTTGGACGAGTCGCTACAACAAGGGAGGAGTGACCGTGTGGTGTCATGAGCAGGAGAGCAGGAGCGTCCAGAAACTCAAG ATGAGGATCGTGTGTAAGGACGTGAAGGCAGAGACACTGTACGATGTCCTCCATGACACCAGCTACCGCAGGAAGTGGGACACAAACATGATCGAGACGTACGACATCGGTCGACTGACGGTGAACGCGGACGTAGGATATTATTCCT ggAAATGTCCGTCTCCTCTGAAGAACAGAGACTTTGTGACCATGAGGTCGTGGCTTCCTCTCGGCAGTGATTACCTCATCATTAACTACTCCGTCAAACACCCG caACATCCACCTAAGAAGGACTATGTCCGAGCTGTGTCTCTGTTGACTGGATATCTGATCCAGTCCAACGGAGCCAACTGTTCCACCCTCTACTACCTGACCCAGGTGGACCCTAgag gtTCTTTACCAAAGTGGGTCGTCAACCGAGTCTCTCAGTTTGTGGCTCCAAAG gcgATGAGGAAGATCTACAAAGCGTCCCTGAAGTATCCAGAGTGGAAGCGCAGACATGACCCGGGGCTGAAGCCGTGGATGTTTCCGGAACAGAACTGTCTGCCGTGCATCAGCGCGTCGGAGCTGACGCTGCAGCGAGCAGCCTCACTGGAGAACATCGACGAGAGCAACGTCAGCGAGGAGAGGACGCATCAGAGCGACGACGAAGACACTTAA